The uncultured Carboxylicivirga sp. genomic interval TGTAGCAGATTCTGTTGTGATTGCTAGTAATATGCCGGTAATGGTTGCTGATATTGAAAGAAAGGCTGAAGAGCGTCATGAACTACAGATTCTTGCCAATCAGGTAAATATAACAGAAGAAGATCGTAAAGCGGTTCGTTCAGATTATTTACCACAATTAGTTTCTTTTGCAAATTATGGATTTCAAAATCCAAATCATAAGGCACAAGACGAAACAGAAATGGCTTTGGTAGCCGGTGTAAGTGTTTCAATACCTGTTTTTCATTGGGGAGAACGTCATGTGAAAATGCAAATGAAAAATATGGAAAGTCAGAAGGCTCAGTTAAATTATGATAAAGCAAAAGATGGATTGATTCTCGAAATTCAGCAAAGCGTTTATCAAGTGAATGAGTCTTTGGTGAAGATAACTTTTACTGAGGAGTCACTAGAGCAAGCTGACGAAAATTTACATATGGAGCTAAACAGATTGAATGAAGGTGTTGTTACTACAACTGATGTATTAGATGCGCAGGTGCAGTGGCAAAGGGCTTATGCCGATTTTATTGACTCTAAAGTTAATTACAAAGTAAATCTCCTTAATTATAAAAAGGTAATGGGGAGTCTTAATTATTAGTTTTGATTGACTTAATGATAATCCATTATTTTTGACGTATTAAACACCCGAAAATCTGTTTTACAACATTTTTTGTCTTCTTAATGCGTTTTTTACTTCCGAAATAATGGATTAATCTATACATTGTGATGCGTTTTTCAAGAAGTGTTAATGAATAATTTCTTTAATTGGCATGAAAAATGAAAGACCAGATATACCCGATGTCATATCCAAATCTTAAAAAAATCATTTAGCGAATTAATACAGTTTAAACTTTATAGTATCATGCAAACACAGCTTCATCGTTTTATTTATAAGATATATTATCTTAGGAATCCATACATTAAAGCTGAAGCCTGTTAAAACTAAGATAAAGTTTGAATAGTAATGATTAAAAAGAGGAAGATAAATCTACAGAAAGACATTTTAGGAAAACATCAAATGTTATTTAATTCCGCGTTTCGATGGAGCATTATAAATGCTTATCGTCTTTCTTGTTATTGTATTATTTTTAAAGTGATATATTGGTGTAATTAATTAGTGTTTAAGTGCTTGGTAGGTTGTTTTTTGAATAGAATAACTCTTAAGATGTAGATAATAAGGAGTTAGTTTTATAAACAACTGCTTTTAAAATATAAATTATGAAGGATATCAATCAAAAGAGGACAGGAACTCTTATTTCCATCCAGGATTCGTTGGTGAAAGCCCGATTCTTCGACGATGTGATAATGGGGGAGACTGCAGAGATTGCCGTCGATGGGAAATTTCTCCAGGCGGAGGTTTTGCAGATTCAACCTGATCCGAAAAATGCCGACGCAGGTATTGTTGAAATGCAGGTTTTTGAAGACTTAACCGGTGCCAGAATTGGTGATGAAGTGGTGTTTAAAGGTACTCCTTTATCAGTATTATTAGGTCCCGGACTTTTAACCAGTGTGTGGGATGGACTTCAAAACCCCTTGTATAAATTAAGTGAAGAAGATGCTTATTTAAAGCCGGGGATGAATGCTCCTGCTTTGGATGAGACTACTTTATGGGATTTTACACCAAGTGTAAAAGTTGGCGATTCTGTTTCTGGTGGCGATGTCATCGGATCTGTTCCTGAAGGAAAAGTGGATCATAAAATATTAGTACCTTTTAGTTTTGGTGTTTGTAAAGTAGAAAGTATTATCGAAAAAAGCTCGGTAAATATCACTCAGCAAGTAGCGGTTGTAACCGACGCACACGGTAATAAACACGAGTTAAAGTTGGCGTTTCGCCAGCCTGTAAAAGCACCTATTCCTTTTAAAGAACGTGCTATTCCTACAAAACCTATTTCTACAGGTACACGTGTAATTGATTTATTAGCTCCCGTTGGATATGGAGGAACTGTTGGTAACCCAGGTCCTTTCGGTGCAGGTAAAACAGTATTGCAGCATTCGCTTTGTAAATATGCAGTAGCCGACATTATTATTATGGCTGCCTGTGGAGAACGTGCGGGTGAAGCTGTTGAGGTATTTAAAGAATTTGCTGAGTTGGAAGATCCAACAACAGGAGAGTCTTTAATGAATCGTATGTGTATTTTTGGTAATACCAGTTCGATGCCGGTAGCAGCTCGTGAGGCTTCAGTATTTATCGCATTAACAGTGGGTGAATATTACCGTTATCAGGGTAAAAAAGTAGTAATGTTAGCTGATTCAACATCTCGTTGGGCTCAGGCATTACGCGAACGTAGTGGTCGCCAGGGGGATATTCCTGGACCAGAGGCTTTTCCAATGGATATACCGGATCAGATTAAAGGTATGTATCAGCGTGCCGGTGATGATTTAGGTACTCAAGGTTCATTAACTTTTATTGGTACAGTATCGCCTGCTGGTGGTAACTTCCAGGAGCCGGTTACACAGGCTACAATGGATGCAACAGGTGGTTTCTGGGGACTTTCACAGGATCGTGCCGATGCTAAAAAATATCCTGCCATCGATCCTTTGGTGTATACAACTTCGGTTTATAACGGATTT includes:
- a CDS encoding V-type ATP synthase subunit A gives rise to the protein MKDINQKRTGTLISIQDSLVKARFFDDVIMGETAEIAVDGKFLQAEVLQIQPDPKNADAGIVEMQVFEDLTGARIGDEVVFKGTPLSVLLGPGLLTSVWDGLQNPLYKLSEEDAYLKPGMNAPALDETTLWDFTPSVKVGDSVSGGDVIGSVPEGKVDHKILVPFSFGVCKVESIIEKSSVNITQQVAVVTDAHGNKHELKLAFRQPVKAPIPFKERAIPTKPISTGTRVIDLLAPVGYGGTVGNPGPFGAGKTVLQHSLCKYAVADIIIMAACGERAGEAVEVFKEFAELEDPTTGESLMNRMCIFGNTSSMPVAAREASVFIALTVGEYYRYQGKKVVMLADSTSRWAQALRERSGRQGDIPGPEAFPMDIPDQIKGMYQRAGDDLGTQGSLTFIGTVSPAGGNFQEPVTQATMDATGGFWGLSQDRADAKKYPAIDPLVYTTSVYNGFVSWKDRQNMISALRTANDIDQTISTIGLKKVPVSNYIQFQKGQTIDFCVMQQDAFDKVDACTRPERLEVINKAVQNLISSSIEFQAGEMDDEQLKESIKQKFDELRQWWKDWNYSATTEEQLAQLPDAVNKFILQEEYAV